In Dermacentor variabilis isolate Ectoservices chromosome 1, ASM5094787v1, whole genome shotgun sequence, the genomic stretch GCCCCTGCTGCTAGCACGGTGTTGTGCGAGATCGGCGCATTGACGGCACTGGTGACAGGTTCGGCATGCCCCACTTGCTGTGAACGGAAACTCGCCGTCCGAGAAGCAGCTGAGAAGCGCAAAGGACTTTCGTCGCACCTAGAGCTACGCTGCGAAAATACCGACTGCCCTGAATCTGTGCTTTCATTCACGCACACGTCGAAGCGGATCGTCTCGGCCGGTGCGTGCGGTGACTCCGGGGCGAACACTCGCTACGACAGCGGGAGCTCGCGCGACGGCTTTGCCGTAAACGTGAAGGCTGTTTTGGCAGCGCGTGCTATAGGAGTTGGATATGACCAGCTTTCGCGATTTTGTGCGATCATCGGCCTTCCAAAACCGCTGCATCACAAGACATTCCATGCTATCTCTAAGAAGCTCCATGGTGCTGCAATGGAAGCTGTTAGCCAAAACTTGGAACTGGCACGAAAAGTCACGAAGGACGCCGTTGGCGGCGGCGATGTGCCGGTCATGTTTGACGGCACTTGGCAAAAAAGGGGCCATAAAAGCCACAACGGAGTGGGCACAGCTGTGTCCCTGGACACAGGTCTTTGCTTGGACTTTGAAGTCCTTTCAAATTACTGTCTTGCTTGCAGTATCCACAAGGAcatgggtgatgatgatgaggtatGGCAAGCCTTTCATCGTCCTGTATGTGAAAAAAACACTGAATGTTCATCCCATGCAATGGAACCAGAAGCAGCAGTGCGCATATGGCAGAGGACTTCGTCATACGAGACCCCACTGCGCTTCACAAGTTTCTTGAGTGATGGGGACAGCAAAGCCTTTACTGCCGTCTGTGGGGCTGAGGTGTACGGTGACACTGTCATCGAAAAAGAAGAGTGCACCAACCACGTCGCAAAACGCCTAGGCACTGCTCTGCGAAAAATGACAACGCCACTGCCACGAGGTGAAAAGCTAACAGTCGCAGCCATCCAGAAACTGCAGACATACTACCAAATAGCCATAACAAATAACAAGGGCAGTGTGCGCAGCATGTACACTGCTATATGGGCCTCCTATTTTCATTGTTGCTCCAGTGATGGGGCCAGCAGCCACAAATTTTGCCCTGCTGAACCAGATTCCTGGTGCAAACATAGGCGTGCTGAAGCACTGGGGGAGCCTACACCACGCCACACCCCCTTGTTGACAAAAGCTCAGGGCTTGGCAATTATGCCTATATATAAGCGCCTTACTGATGAGAAGCTCCTGGCTCGGTGCCTTCATGGCAAGACGCAAAACGCAGCAGAGTCTCTCAACAGTAAGATATGGCTGCTGTGTCCAAAAACGAAATTTGCTTCCCGGACATCTGTGGAGACAGCCACGGCTATTGCCGTGCTGTGGTACAATAAAGGCCATGCGGGCTTTGAAGAAGTGCTACAAGAGATTGGAGTACTTCCCCCAGGAGAGTTGGTTACACATAGCGACCATTCTGATGACATGCGCATAAAGAAAATGAACTTGAAGCGAACCGCAGAAGCAAGGGCGCACCGTCGTAACGCAGTGAAAAGGGCTCGCACCGAGGAGACCAACCGTAGGAGCCGGGAAGGGCCAAGCTACAGTGCAGGAGCATTCTAGAAACTTTTGTGTGCTTTCTGTGAAGCTGCTCTTGAGTGTGACAAAGATTCATGCAAAAACAATTGGATTTTGAAGAATAGAAGGTTTTGAAACTTTCAAACCTGTTTTTCTCATTTTCAAATTTTTTGATATTTTCGTGTCTTCCGGGAAGCCTTTTGTACACTTAGAATTGGTGtatactaacgaaatttggcacACGTACTCTTGAAGGTATGTAGAATGCCGATATCTACTTGAAATTTCAATATCAGTCGTCAGTAATTACAACAGTACGAAGTTATGTCTCAGGGAACTGAAAGAAACAATGGCTGAAGTATCAAAATTTTTTGTCCCACTTCCTATAACTGAACAAGTCTTTTGACTAGATATCGGCACTCTGTGATCTACGAAGAGCTAAATAAGCTATAGCAGAATACCTTTTGTGAAAGTTTAGTTCATAAAAAAGTGCCCGTAAAGATCGCTATAATTTGTCATTCAGTATAATATAACTCGAGAACTatagcagctacacaaaaactaattgcatatttgaaatctgcataaAAAACTCTCCAGTTGGTTGAATTTTGAAGCCTCtggtacaaataataaaaaaaaaagttgtttcgaggagcctCTCCCCTCAAGTCCTAAAAGTGACAAGTGCAGTGCAGCACTTCGCACATTGAGGATGCATGCTTAGACCCCACTGTAGGTTGGTTTTTTTTTATAGACCATATATATTTGCTCAAAGGGGTACACTAAGGTCAACAAAAAAttttagggcatatcttggaaACTGAATTTCCTCTGTGTACCTCTGCCTTGCCCACTTGGCACTACTAGCGAGAGAGAGTTTTGTATAGCGTCAAATGCTTATGTTAGCATCAGCGAGCTATACAATGCTAACACTGTTGTATGCTGCAGAGCGTGGCCTGAACTAGTCCTTTAAAGTAGCGGAATTGAGTGAAACGTAAACATAAATGGCTGCCACCTAGATGTTAAAGTTTGCAAGTACAGGTAAATCAAATATACATACAAAATATTAATCTAATCCTATGCTGTATCCGTATTATCAGCACAACACCGACCACAATGGCAATGACCAATTCGTAAAAAATTAAGCTGTGCTGCTATCTATACAAAATACAAAGTTAaagcaaaaattggaggacgcttaagcttcgccttcaagagtggaatgcgacagcgttcccgtcgacccgccaaggggtgtaagacaatgggctacggtgcagcgactacgtgccccgcatcggacgcggtgagcgtcgagcaacgcagcgttcggcgcgacaacgaaatgtgcgcctgagcaagcgacgcacgcctgagtcttagaaacagctcgtttctaaggcaacaccgcgttcactagaggcgcttttgtaccgctttgaagcatcgaactcgtggctcagtggtaacgtctccgtctcacactccggagaccctggttcgattccctcccagcccatcttggaagttgctttttatttatgaagtgcctgccgtgatttatcgctcacggccaacgccgccgacgccgacaccgacgccgacgacaccggcttttctgcgacacgagctccttaa encodes the following:
- the LOC142579598 gene encoding uncharacterized protein LOC142579598, with amino-acid sequence MQRGPAIGRRCSFCAAKPNHRHSAFSLAAQFPVFSPSFLEMTSPKKCSSDARKYRTRHKYRGKRRKTVKKTTAGNDARDSPTSVRPTADTGHRDSGEMDAAVDFVSASQKKMEFFKSESRSVGAPAASTVLCEIGALTALVTGSACPTCCERKLAVREAAEKRKGLSSHLELRCENTDCPESVLSFTHTSKRIVSAGACGDSGANTRYDSGSSRDGFAVNVKAVLAARAIGVGYDQLSRFCAIIGLPKPLHHKTFHAISKKLHGAAMEAVSQNLELARKVTKDAVGGGDVPVMFDGTWQKRGHKSHNGVGTAVSLDTGLCLDFEVLSNYCLACSIHKDMGDDDEVWQAFHRPVCEKNTECSSHAMEPEAAVRIWQRTSSYETPLRFTSFLSDGDSKAFTAVCGAEVYGDTVIEKEECTNHVAKRLGTALRKMTTPLPRGEKLTVAAIQKLQTYYQIAITNNKGSVRSMYTAIWASYFHCCSSDGASSHKFCPAEPDSWCKHRRAEALGEPTPRHTPLLTKAQGLAIMPIYKRLTDEKLLARCLHGKTQNAAESLNSKIWLLCPKTKFASRTSVETATAIAVLWYNKGHAGFEEVLQEIGVLPPGELVTHSDHSDDMRIKKMNLKRTAEARAHRRNAVKRARTEETNRRSREGPSYSAGAF